ccaaaatctttttaaaaaatcgCCTATTCTGTTGAAGACATTAACTTGACTGAACCAAGTCCGATCACTCTGTTACACAACACCTTCAAACTCTAAAAATTCTAGCCTTCATGTGGAGAACAAAAGCCAACTTATTTAGGTTGCCGACCTAAATAAACATTTCATAACCTGAAGTTATATCATTTCTTCAGACCACTGCCTATTTCCACTTTATTATGCtactgaacaatatattcgaccATCttcacaattctttttttttttcacaaaagcaCATCTCCCGCATCCATAATCGACACTATACTAATCACGTAAACAGTAATTCATAAAAAACATAAGGCATTTTTATACTTCGCGTTTTAATAAAACAGCTGTGTTGACCATTTACTGGTTATTTTATCACGCATCATCCCAGTTTCTTATAAACAGAAATACTTTAGTGTACACGACACATAAACCCCTTTGACCCTGACGTTACAACCCATCACATATCCGACACTGTGCTGTAATATCGCGATAATAACTACGTCACAGCTACATCCGGTGTAGCAATGCGGTGACCTGGAAGTGCATTTTGAGTGGTCGGTCGTGTAACTCAGTAACTGAGCATTAATTAACGTTTGTTGTTTGTTTGCAAAAAGGCATTCTTTATGGAAAAAATGGCAGTAGAATCCCGTGTTACACAggaggaaataaagaaagaaccGGAAAAGCCAATCGATAGAGAAAAGGTGATATGAACGCTATTTTCCCTCGGTTTTTCGTACTTGCATGTTGACCGCGTTTGCATCTGTATTTTAAAGTGGTGAAACGGGGCTTAAATCGCATTGATACCGATTTTTGCACACTGTATGGAATGACGTACTTTGGGATAaaccattttatttgctttttaaagattGTTTTCGGTTTACAGTTcggttttgttttttcccccccaataGACGTGCCCGCTCTTGTTACGAGTCTTTACCACAAATAATGGTCGGCATCACAGGGTGGATGAATTTTCCAGAGGAAACGTTCCAACTAACGAGTTACAGATCTACACCTGGTAAGTATATTTAAGCATGTGCTTAAACGGAAACTTTAAATTCCATCTGACAAATAATGGATGTTTAATTTGGTGAAAAGTTCGgtcaaacattttaattaaaagtagtTGAACCGTTTTTACCCGTGTGTATTCTCTTATTGTAGTCTGTCTAAAACCAGTAGATCCATGAGATTGTAGAATATAAGTACAAAAAAAGTGAGAGCACCACTTAGAGGACTTAATGTAGGAAGTGATTTGAAGAACAGTCGCTTCTCGGCACAGCGTTTGGCTTCATATGTAATCGAGAAGCTTCAGGGCCGTGATGGGTTTACTCgtttcttgttaaaaaataaccttaggtagaccacattatcGCCAAatcaaaatttgtttaaaaaatttaaagtgtgtatatgtatgtatgtatatatgtatatgtgtgtgtgtgtgtatatatatatatatatatacacacacacagtacaaatgtatatacaatatacatatatatatatatatattaagttgaGCATTGGTTTTTGAATTggaattgtattttttgtttcctaaaaggtgtcattttacttgacttctcacagCATTTGTTTCCTAAcagtacacaaaaataaagatgaagtcTAAATAAGACAAGTAACAAATCAAATGCTGTTTTTATCATTACAGCGGTTTTTCTTTGGGtttgtaacattatttttttcatagttATACCAATGAATCCAGTCAAACTGCCCTTGTGAAGGTTGACTTTCTAGTTACTTTTCTCAAAACAAAACGGAATGCACACTGTACTATGTTGGTTTTTAGTCTTACAATTTATTAGCGGCCCTTtgttggactggcaccctttcccattttgttttctaccttgtgtcctgtgctgttGGGTTAGGAGTTGGCCTTTGTGACCATAAAATGAATTAAGCACACTTGAGAATGAAACTAAATTGTATTGGCCTTTTAATTTAGCTGTTATCCAGGGATATGAAGAACATTAACTCATAAATATAGGGAACAAACAGTGCATCCAAAGAAGGGTTTAGACTCTTTTTAATCAAtcttatgagagagagagagactgagtcTATAAGAGCATTTAGTCCCCGTGTTGCACCATTCTGTACATTGCCTTGTAATGCAATTTGGTGACATGGATGATTCCGCCCTCATAATAATGGTGTCAGTGTATTCGGTACATCATCATTAACCATtcttctgtttttatagtttccaTGAAATGCCATAGGTTACATCATATTCTGACTGATATAGTTTAATCAAAGGAATTAAATATTAGTGAGGTGGGGTTCGGAGGTTGTTGgttataaagtcttatttattatgtgcattttcttttcaaagcCTGCATAttctgggttcatgtccaaatggcTATCCAATGAAAACCCCATTAACAGACATGTTTCAACCAGTTAGTTCTCtggcagtttttgtttttgacttgaaTTTTACTTGCGCTGAGTCCCGTTTAAATGTGTGTGATATCGAACTTGAATGTGTGTAAGTCAGAGACCACgggtcctttcttctgactgcaTTGTAATGTTTCTGTGTGGCAAGTGTTTTTAACGTTTGTCCCGTGTATGCTGGACATACATTACATAGTATACTGTAAACCGTGTTTCTTGTCTCTGCTGCAGATTTCTTGGTTTTAGATTTAAAAAGCACTGTGTGCAGTGTGTTTCTAGGCTTGTGTGCTACTTTGATGCCTTCTCTGGGCAGGACACATGCTGTGCCTTCTGATACCCCTGATGCCAGGTGGGATGTGGGGTTTTGTCAGGTTGGAGTCAATTGTTTGCTTGGGTCTCTCGTGCCTCCTCACTGTAAGATGAATTTCTCTGGGTAGTTtagcatgtttttttgttttaattgctaTACTGCCATTTCTACATTTCTTTaagcattacagaaaaaaatcaattatacCTGGAGGTTTGTTTTCAGCACACttagtttgaaaaaatatttaatttctgtttctcTATGCTTAATACTAAGTTCGTGTTTGACTTTTGATACAAAAAAATGCCATTTATGtgttatttcagccagggttccaaagcttgttttatgtcctttttgttgatGTTACTATAATGTTTCTTATGTTCATTGCCTGCATTGTGTACAGTGCCTTGGTTAAGTCCCATGTGTTCTGTGAAGGTCCCCTGAGAGACAGGGACACCCACCAATTGATGCAAGGAACTGCCCTGTACCTTATAAATCCAAAGGATCTTCCACAGTCCCTGGTGGTTCAGTGTGAGTGCACTCTGCAGTGGGTTAgttattttttttgctgtgtgtGTGCCTAACCCCCCCTGGAATTTTGAGcgttttgctctgtttttgaccttcGCCATTGGATTGTAAATTGGGACTTTACTTGCTATTGGAGTTGCCTTTATAGGCATTGTATTTCCTTTGTGCTCATTGGAGCTTCACAGTTTTGTTcagaacatttttgatttttgttagaaataaatcttgttttataaagattcttctaaCCTACCTCTTTTTGTGTCTAGTCAGGGATTTCTGAGTGTTGTCATCATTCAGCCCTTTaagtgcttttggaacttttGAGATATGTGCTTTTGTACACCTAGTTTCACACCATTATGCCTTCAGTGGGGAAATACTTAAGATCAATTCATATGCAATTTCtgctagatttttaaataaaaattgtgttCTTTATGAAACATTGAACTAGGAGATGATGTGATCTATTACGTGTTTTAGTCATACATTATGGGATTGCTGATGGTGACAATTGAATATTGCCCAGTTTTTGTTGCAATGTATAATTAGTAGATTTAAGACAAGCAACAAAAATTGCATCTACTTTTTTGTATTTGGGCATGTGGAAATCTCTGCAGCAGTGTCAACATTCCCAGCATGCCCTCTGTCATACAGCAGAAGCAATTCATTTTATAAATGGCACACTGAAAATGTTAGCACTGCTGCACAGATTCCGGGAATAACTGTTGTGTCTACATTTAAGGCAAACACTTGGGTTCATTTTGGTTCTCAGTGTTGTAAAAGAAAGTAAGAACTTAATATGCAAAAGTCAGTTTGCCAGCATTGTCATATTAAAATTGCAGCAGTTAACATTTGTATATGcttatgtttgtatttttgtatcacaaagctttttctttttcctcctcttcttAGGATGGATGCTACTTTGAAAGAACTGACAAGTTTAGTTAAGGAAGTTTACCCAGAAGCTAGAAAAAAGGGCACACATTTCAGTTTTGCCATTGTGTTCCCAGACCCAAAAAGGCCATGCTACAGGTAGGTGGAGTATGAAGCTTTATTCTGCCTATTGAATGGAAGAGGTATTCAGTAAAAGATggtaacatcattctggatggtAGCACCTGTAATTGTGTAGTTCGACTAAGTCAGTAGACACTTTGAATTTGAGGTGCAAACAGTATAGCTGGAGTAATTGTGTGTTATTAGGTTTACAATATGTTCTGAGCAACCAAGATCCCATATTCACATTTTTGTGTAACATTGGCAGATGTTTTTCAAGGAACCaataaaaatttgttaaaaaataaaaagcccatCAAAGTTGTATTCTAGAAATGTGCTGCAGACGTATTTGTGATTACATGTAGAGTATATGGTAGGGTACAAAGAGAAAGTTGAGAATCATGTAGCTTGCATTAAAGTGCAGTGTTGGCAAGCTCCTTCAGATGCTTTGTTTGGTCCTGGTTCTGATTTACCACTTCTAGGGAGGTAGTAACAAAGTTCCACAAGCATAAAAAAGGAAAACGAAGACCAATgactttaaatttcttcttcttctttcggcttctcccaTTACGGAATGcaacagctgatcatcttcttccatatctttctgttctctgcatcttgctctgtcacacccatcacctgtatgtcctctcacaccacatccattaactttcgcttaggccttcctcttttcctcttgcctggtagctctatccttagcatctttctcccaatatacccagcatctcttctctgcacatgtccaaaccaacgcaatctcgcctctctgactttctctcccaactgtccaacttgagctgaccctctaatgtactcatttctaatcctatccatcctcgtcacacccagtggaaatcttagcatctttaactctgtcacctccagctctttctcctgctttctggtcagtgccaccgtctccaacccatataacatagctggtctcactaccatcctgtagaccttctctttgactcttgctgatacccatctgtcacaattcactcttgacactcttctccacccattccaccctgcctgcactctctttttcacctcttttacacaatccccattactctgtactgttgatcccaagtatttaaactcatccaccttcaccaactctactacctgcatcatcaccattccactgacatccctctcatttacacacatgtattctgtcgcagtggtcctactgaccttcattcctctcctcaacctgctccctactatcgctacagatcacaatgtcatcagcaaacatcatagtccacggggactcctgtctaatctcatctgtcaatctgtccatcaccattgcaaataagaaaggcctcacagccgatccctgatgtaatcccaacttgaatgcatccgtcactcctaccacagacctcaccactgtcacacttccctcgtacatatcctgtacaactcttacgtacttctctgccactcccgacttcctcatacataccacagctcctctgaGAGGCATATGACAGGGAACCtcaaaagtactctttccatctgctcaccaCACTCTCCTCGCTcatgagtacgtttccatctttatcctttatgaccctaacctgctgcacatctttcccagctctgtccctctgtttagccaatcagtacaagtccttttctccctccttagtgtccaacctctcatacaactcatcatatgccttttctttagcctttgccacctctcttcaccttacgcaaGGTTACAAGAGCATAAAGATTTTTCAGTCTTCTAACACATCTGATACGCTTCTGTTCTTTTAAGGTTCATTTCAATAAAGTCTTTGCTTACTGTTTACCTTAAGCTGTTTGTAAATAACTTATTTTTTGCATGCACATTATTCATAATTTAGGGCATTTTATGATTATCTTAGACCAAACAACAATCAGACATATTTTTGtggtatatatagatatagacatatatatatatatatatagatatatatatagatatatatatagatatatatatatagagtatatatatatagatagatagtgtatattttttttaactgttaaacTTAAGTTAAAAGTAAACTTCATTAcataaataatttgtattttcagGTATGTTTGCATGTAACGTGAAAAGTCTTTGTCGTGTACTTCAATAGTCTGGTTattcatgtaaacccttattatAGAAATCAGGTTAACAGGAGTAGATTTTTCTGGAAATAACccaattatgtggccatgtaaacccagaactgggttactgttaaggaGTTTGTAGTGTGCATATTTCCATTACACTCCATTAGCCTGCACATGCGAAGCTATTACTTTCAGTAGCCACAGgtagaagcatccacaaaatacatttccagaggcaaataTTCAGGAGAGAatacattattccttctcctggctgaaataatctgtctcactGTTTCAtcaaatttgtgaatttccccatgggattaataaagtatctatctatctatcaatcagaatttacagtatgttgatgagctgaacatgTGGTGCTAAACGCCCAAACACAATCTCGAGCAGtagggtaacacattaaaagttaCATACATTACGTGCTCCAGTtagtttttaaagtaacaaataacctaacacagtactttattttattgaagtaaaaatacctgcgttgttattccagcagcactttgTGTAAGTCAAGAAGCACACATAGCAGGTCCTCAGCCCCAGCGTCAGAGCgttttgacaaaggagaactccagaagatgaCTTGTGCCTGTAAATTCAGAATTTTAACTAACCGGGTTATTCACCTTAATCAGATTGTGTGCACATGTAAACACTCGGAATGTCTTGTCTGTCTGCTTGACTCTCTGTACATGGATTTGTTTGAAATTGGTACTCACTCTTCAAGGGAATTTGTAAGGAAAGTTCCACTTTTTGCTGTGGTATCTGAAATACAGTAAGCTGTGCATAATTTTCGATTTTAAAAACTTTGTCTACTTTAAAAGTGAAACATGGTGTCCCTTCAATTACAGGTTAGTTTTTGTTAAATTTCCCTTGATGGAGGTCACTACAACTtgtctattttgtattttttccctaTTCGTctatcagacagacagaccaccCAATACAAGTAAATGCCATCAGAGCTGGGCACGCTATTATGTGCTGCCTGTGTGAGCTGCGGCGGTGACTGGAGCAAACCGTGGGGCTGAGTCCTGCCTTCATCACATTTGCTTTTCTGCAACTTTACATGCCTTTAATAAATTTGTGGCTGTCTTCTTTTATTTCCAGAGTTAAAGAGATTGGCAGTACAATTTCTGGAAGAAAAGGCACAGATGACTCCATGACATTGCAGTCACAACGATTTCAGATTGGGGACTATTTGGATATTGCAATAACTCTACCAAACAGGGCGCCACCACCTCCAGGGCGCATCCGCCCATATTAAAGCAGGACCaccaggaaaaaattaatttggctGACTaatctgttactttttttttttttttgtatatcattCGGACCCCCCCATCCCTAGAAAGATTTTGAATAAAAAATGGCCAGTGTTTTATGTggtgtggtttttg
Above is a window of Polypterus senegalus isolate Bchr_013 chromosome 2, ASM1683550v1, whole genome shotgun sequence DNA encoding:
- the sap18 gene encoding histone deacetylase complex subunit SAP18; the encoded protein is MEKMAVESRVTQEEIKKEPEKPIDREKTCPLLLRVFTTNNGRHHRVDEFSRGNVPTNELQIYTWMDATLKELTSLVKEVYPEARKKGTHFSFAIVFPDPKRPCYRVKEIGSTISGRKGTDDSMTLQSQRFQIGDYLDIAITLPNRAPPPPGRIRPY